GCCTGGGAACTGCTGACCGGGGTGTTCAAGCTGCCGGCCGACAAGCTGTGGGTCACGGTGTATGCCGAGGACGATGAAGCCTATGCGATCTGGCGCGACCGGATCGGCGTGCCGGTCGAGCGCATCGTGCGCATCGGTGACAACAAGGGCGCGCGCTACGCGTCGGACAACTTCTGGATGATGGGCGATACCGGCCCCTGCGGCCCGTGCACCGAAATCTTCTACGACCACGGCGAAGACATTCCGGGCGGCCCGCCGGGATCTCCCGATGAAGACGGCGACCGCTACATCGAAATCTGGAACAACGTGTTCATGCAGTACAACCGCGACGAAGCGGGCGTACTGCATCCGCTGCCCAAGCCCAGTGTCGACACCGGCATGGGTCTGGAGCGCATCGCCGCCGTGCTGCAGCACGTGCACAGCAATTACGAAATCGATCTGTTCGTCGCGCTGATCGCCGCCGCTGCGCGCGAAACGCACACCGTCGATCTCGACAATCCGTCATTGAAGGTGCTGGCCGACCACATCCGCGCCTGCTCCTTCCTGATCGCCGACGGCGTCATCCCGGGTAATGAAGGCCGCGGCTATGTACTGCGCCGCATCATCCGCCGCGCCATCCGCCACGGCTACAAGCTGGGCGCGCGCGCCGCATTCTTCCACCGCATGGTGCCGGACCTGATCTCGCAGATGGGCGTCGCCTACCCGGATCTGGCTGCGGCGCAGCAGAAGGTGATGGACGTGCTGCGACAGGAGGAGGAGCGCTTCTTCGCGACGATCGAAAACGGCATGTCCATCCTCGAATCGGCGCTGAGCGCGCTGCCCGAGGGTACCCCGCTGGATGGCGAAACCGCGTTCAAGCTGCACGACACCTACGGCTTCCCGCTCGACTTGACCGCCGACATCTGTCGCGAGCGCGGCGTGACCGCGGACACCGCCGGGTTCGATGTCGCGATGGCCCGCCAGAAGGACCAGGCGCGCGCCGCCGGCAAGTTCCGCATGGCCACGGCGCTTGACTACGACGGCGCGGCGACCGCCTTCCACGGCTACGACACGCTCGACAAGCAGGGCAGGGTGCTGGCGCTGTACCGCGACGGCGCGCCGGTCGATGCGCTGCACGAGGGCGAACTGGGTGTCGTGGTACTCGACGACACGCCGTTCTATGCCGAATCCGGCGGTCAGGTCGGCGACCGCGGCGAGCTGCGCGGTGCGCAGGGCATTTTCAAGGTCGAGGACACGCTGAAGATACAGGCGGCAGTGTTCGGCCATCACGGCGTGCTTGGCACCGGCCGTCTGGCGGTCGGCGACACGGTCAGCGCACGCG
The sequence above is a segment of the Methyloversatilis sp. RAC08 genome. Coding sequences within it:
- the alaS gene encoding alanine--tRNA ligase, with translation MTSADIRSAFLNFFASKGHQIVASSSLVPHEDPTLLFTNAGMNQFKDVFLGFDKRSYNRATTSQKCVRAGGKHNDLENVGYTARHHTFFEMLGNFSFGDYFKQDAIDYAWELLTGVFKLPADKLWVTVYAEDDEAYAIWRDRIGVPVERIVRIGDNKGARYASDNFWMMGDTGPCGPCTEIFYDHGEDIPGGPPGSPDEDGDRYIEIWNNVFMQYNRDEAGVLHPLPKPSVDTGMGLERIAAVLQHVHSNYEIDLFVALIAAAARETHTVDLDNPSLKVLADHIRACSFLIADGVIPGNEGRGYVLRRIIRRAIRHGYKLGARAAFFHRMVPDLISQMGVAYPDLAAAQQKVMDVLRQEEERFFATIENGMSILESALSALPEGTPLDGETAFKLHDTYGFPLDLTADICRERGVTADTAGFDVAMARQKDQARAAGKFRMATALDYDGAATAFHGYDTLDKQGRVLALYRDGAPVDALHEGELGVVVLDDTPFYAESGGQVGDRGELRGAQGIFKVEDTLKIQAAVFGHHGVLGTGRLAVGDTVSARVDVRARAATARNHSVTHLMHKALREVLGDHVAQKGSLVDADKTRFDFVHHAPMTDDQIARVERIVNTEILANAATQARVMGIEDAQKTGAMMLFGEKYGDEVRVLDIGSSRELCGGTHVARTGDIGLFKITVEAGVAAGVRRVEAITGENAVGFVQGQDRLVAQAAAAFKAPPAELPAKIAQTLDHVRALEKELARLKSKLASSQGDDLAAQAVTVGSTKVLAAVMEGADVPALRETLDKLRDKLGSAAIVLAAVNDGKVSLIAGVTPDLTAKVKAGELVNFVAAQVGGKGGGKPDMAQAGGTQPENLPAALAGVTTWVEGRL